A segment of the Bos taurus isolate L1 Dominette 01449 registration number 42190680 breed Hereford chromosome 19, ARS-UCD2.0, whole genome shotgun sequence genome:
ACAGTGGAAGCAAGTTAGCTGAACCCTCATCCATCCTAGCAGGAAGCTCAAACACTGTGACCGCAGATGGTAAACAAGAATTGGTGGTATAAACTATGATTTCTGGAAAGGGAATCACCAGGGGCTCTAAAACTAGACGTAGTTAACTGTGGTTGACCCCAGGGATTGACATGGGGTAGGAGGAGGCTAGGAGCCTGTCCAGAGAACTATGGGGAAATGTGAATGTGGACTGGGGATTGCATGCATGCAAggcaatgtgggatcttagttccctgaccaggggtcaaacccatgccctctccaagtcttaatcattggactgCCAAAGAAGTCCCTAAATTACTTTTAATTACCATCTTCTCAGGCCTAATGATGGTATTGTTAAAGTCTTGTTTTTCAAAGAAGcagactgtcagttcagttcagtttagtcgctcagtcatgtccaactctgcgacctcatggatgatgctgtccaaccatctcatcctttgtcatgcccttctcttcctgccttcaatctttcccagaaacagggttttttccagtgagtcagttcttcacatcacgtggccaaagtattggagtttcagcttcagcatcagtccttccaatgaatattcaggactgatttcctttagggtttactggttgaatctccctgttgtctaaggaactctcaagagtcttctccaacaccacagttcaaaagcatcagttcttcggtgctcagccttctttatggtccaactctcacatccatacatgactactggaaaaaccatagcttagactagatgacctttgttggcaaagtaatgtctctgctttttaatatgctgtctaggttggtcataacttttcttccaaagagcaagtgtcttttaatttcatggctgcagtcactacccacagtgatttttgagcccaaaataataaagtctgtcactgtttccattgtttccccatctatttgtcatgaagtgatgggaccagatgccatgatcttagttttctgaatgttgagctttaagccaactttttcactctcctctttcactttcatcaagaggctctttagttcatcgctttctgccataagggtggtgtcatctgcatatctgaggttattgatatttctcccggcaatcttgattccagcttgtgcttcactcagcccagcatttcccatgatgtactctgcatagaagttaaacaggaagggtgacagtatacagccttgatgtactcctttcctgatttggaaccagtctgttgttccatgtccagttctaactgttgcttcttgacctgcatgcagatttctcaggaggcaggtcaggtggtctggtgttcccatctcttgaagaattttccactgtttgttgtgatccacacagtcaaaggctttggcatagtcaataaagcagaagtaaatgtttttctggaagtctcttgctctgcccttggacatggggaaTCTCCTCACAGTCACTCCAGCACCTCGCAAAAGCAGACTGTAGCCTtgggtaaaagtgaaagttgttcagccctgtctgactctttgtgaccccatagactataagccaccaggctcctctgtccatgggattctccaggcaagaatactggagtgggctgccatttccttctccaagggatcttcctgacccagagagtgaacccaggtctcctgctttacaggcagactcttaaccagctgagccacgaggaaagACTGTAGCCTTGGGCGACAGAGGCCATGTCTggacttactttaaaaatatgtcagcTGTTTGTGGGTGGCGCATGAGGTTGGAGGCTGAGAGCTTCCCCTGCCGCCACCAACATGGAGAGTTTGGACCGAGTCCCGTTCTTGGTGCTCGAATGCCCGAACCTGAAGCTGAAGAAGCCGCCCTGGGTGCACATGCCGTCGGCTACGATGGTGTGCGCTCTGGTGGTGGTGTCTTACTTCCTCCCTACTGGAGGGATGCGTTGTGATGTTATTGTTGAACCTTCAAGTGTTGGTTCAGTGACTGATGAACACGGACATCAGAGACCAGTAGCTTTCTTGGCCTAAATGGACAGTATGTTATGGAAGGACTTGCATCCAGCTTCCTGTTTGAGTTTTTTCATGGCTAGAGTCTTCATGAGAATGAAGCTGCTGGGGTATCTAATGGGTTAGAGTGTCTTTTGAGAAGAAATCAGCAGGTACtgaattttctcctgttaatgaAATTTAAAGGCTGTACTAGTCCTTGGATATGAAATACGGAAAAGGATAAAAAATAGCAGAAAAGAAACATCTAGTGAAAAAATAGGAACCATATTAAAGCTTGGACTAGAATGCCTTTTTGGTGTCAGAAACAAGCTTATCAGTATTTTTCCCTGCTGGCCTTTACTGACGTACCAATGATGTTAAGTGGcattttctttgtggttttttttttttatttcttaaagaaaatgtaCTTCATTTCTACAGCTATAATACTGAATAAAGTGATTGTTTTTTACAAAGCCCTTGACATTTTTTGGAGGTGACTTTTCTGACCTTCAGAAATTAATGTAAAACCAGGAAGTGAGGTCCCATAGGCTGAGAACTCTGGACAGCTGATCAGCTTTATCAATGAGGCTTTGCCTTTAAACAGAGTGTGTGACAGTACATCATTTCAGATATGTACGGAAGACTGTTTCTGGAACAATAAGATACATGAAAAGAGcagtaataaataatttttctatttaaaaaaattttcaaaaaaaatacaGACGAGCAGATATGGCAAAATATTCATGAGTTAAGTCTACATGATGAATATGTGGAGGAT
Coding sequences within it:
- the LOC132342995 gene encoding oligosaccharyltransferase complex subunit OSTC-like, which gives rise to MESLDRVPFLVLECPNLKLKKPPWVHMPSATMVCALVVVSYFLPTGGMRCDVIVEPSSVGSVTDEHGHQRPVAFLA